DNA sequence from the Cellulophaga sp. HaHaR_3_176 genome:
GGTCCTTTTTTCAGTGAACGTGCCATTTCTTTCTACTTTTTATTTCTTTCTACGTTCTAATATATATCTATTTGTAGCCTTAGTCTTAGAACGAGTTCTATATCCTTTAGCAGGAATACCGTTCTTAGATCTTGGATGACCACCCGAAGCTCTACCTTCACCACCACCCATTGGGTGATCGACAGGGTTCATTGCTACCGGTCTAGTTCTAGGTCTTCTACCTAACCACCTACTTCTACCCGCTTTACCAGATACCAATAACTGGTGATCAGAATTAGATACCGCACCAATTGTAGCTAAACACAAAACTAAAATCAATCTAGTTTCACCTGATGGCAATTTAACTGTAGCAAATTTACCATCTCTCGCCATTAATTGAGCGAAAGTTCCAGCACTTCTAGCCATTACAGCTCCCTGACCAGGACGCAACTCTATACAAGAAATAATAGTACCTAAAGGAATAACACTTAAAGGAAGTGCATTTCCTATTTCAGGAGTTGCATTCTCGCCAGAAGAAATCTCCTGACCTACCTGCAATCCATTTTGAGCTACAATATACCTCTTTTCATTATCTGCATATTTCACTAAAGCAATAAATGCAGTTCTATTTGGATCGTACTGTATTGACTCAACAACACCAGCAACATCTTGCTTGTCTCTTTTGAAATCAATAACACGATACCTTCTCTTATGACCACCACCTCTGTGTTGGATAGTCATTTTACCTTGACTGTTTCTACCTCCAGATTTTTTTAACGAAGAAAGCAAGCTTTTCTCCGGCTTATCAGTAGTAATGGCGTCAAATCCATTAACTACTCTAAAACGCTGACCTGGAGTGATTGGTTTTAATTTTCTAACTGACATTTCTTGTCTTTATAGATTATTGTAATAATCAATTATATCTCCTTCAGCAACATCTACAATTGCTTTCTTAAAAGCATTTGATTTACCGTGTTGCACTCCGGTTTTTGTATAACGGGTCTTTCTTGAAGGACCGTAATTCATTGTTCTAACTTTATCAACCGAAACTCCATAAGTAGTTTCAACAGCTTCTTTTATCTGTAGTTTGTTCGCTTTTGGATTAACAATAAATCCATAACGATTATACAACTCACTATCTGAAGTCATTTTTTCGGTAATAATAGGCTTTATTAACACACTCATGTCTCTACTATTTTGTTAAGTTAGACTCTATTCCTTCTAAAGAACCTTCTAGAAGTACAATATTATTAGCATTTAAGATCTTATAAGTGCTTAAGGCTGAGTTGGTTACAACTTCAGTCCCTTTTAAATTGCGTGACGACAAATATACATTATTATTTGAATCACCCAACACAAATAGAGATTTTTTATTTTCCAATCCTAAAGACTTTAAAACATTTTTAAAATCTTTCGTTTTTGGAGCTTCAAAATTGAAATTTTCAACAACTAAAATCGACTTTTCATTTGATTTTATAGTTAAAGCTGATTTTCTAGCTAAACGTTTTAAATTCTTATTCAATTTCTGCTTATAATCTTTAGGTCTAGGGCCAAAAATACGACCACCACCTCTAAAAACTGGAGATTTAATACTACCCGCACGAGCAGTACCTGTTCCCTTTTGTTTTTTAATTTTTCTTGTACTACCAGCTATTTCAGCTCTTTCTTTTGCCTTATGCGTACCTTGTCTTTGGTGCGCTAAATACTGTTTTACATCCAAGTAAACAGCATGCTTATTTGGCTCTATCGCGAATACAGAATCAGAAAGCTCAACCTTTCTACCTGTTTCTTTTCCTTTAATATCTAAAACTGCTACCTTCATTACTTCTCAATAGTTACGTAAGCGTTCTTATGACCAGGTACACAACCTTTTAAAACTACAAGGTTTTTTTCTGGAACTACTTTTAAAACTTTAAGGTTTTGAACAGTTACTCTATCACCACCCATTCTACCTGCCATTTTCATTCCTTTGAAAACGCGAGCAGGATAAGAAGCAGCACCTACAGAACCTGGAGCTCTTAACCTGTTATGCTGACCGTGAGTAGCTTGACCCACACCCGCAAAACCATGTCTTTTAACAACACCTTGAAAACCTTTACCTTTTGAAGTGCCTATTGCATCAACAAATTCACCTTCTGCAAACAAATCAGCACCAATGGTGTCTCCTAGTTTGTAATCACCTTCAAAATCTCGGAATTCAACGACTTTTTTCTTAGGAGAAACACCTGCTTTTTTAAAATGGCCTGATTCAGCCTTATTAGCACGTTTTTCTGCCTTGTCATCGAAACCAAGCTGAAGGGCACTATACCCGTCCACCTCTAAGGTTCTGACTTGGGTAACTACACATGGACCAACTTCGATTACTGTACATGGCATATTTTTACCATTTTCATCGAAAATACTAGTCATGCCTACTTTCTTTCCTATTAACCCAGACATATTTAATTTAATTAATTAGTATTAACTTTTATTATTCACTTTTATTCAAAAAATCAGGGCCAAAAATAAATCGACCCTGATTTTATTTTTTTCCGTTTTTCCTTTGCGAAACGCTTAGGACATGTATATCGTAATTACATAAATTACGACAAGATAATTAAACCTTGATCTCTACCTCAACTCCACTAGGAAGCTCTAATTTCATAAGAGCATCAATAGTTTTCGAAGAAGAACTATAAATATCCAAAAGTCTTTTATAAGAACTTAATTGAAACTGCTCTCTCGATTTTTTATTAACGTGAGGAGAACGTAGTACAGTAAATATTTTCTTATGCGTTGGTAATGGAATTGGACCAGTTACAACAGCACCTGTAGTTTTTACAGTTTTTACGATTTTTTCAGCAGATTTATCTACTAAATTATAATCGTATGATTTTAGTTTTATTCTAATTTTTTGACTCATTTTCGTAAAATTAAGCTGTTAAACCTTTTGCCGCTTTGATAACTTCTTCAGAAATATTAGAAGGAGTCTCAGCATAGTGTGAAAATTCCATTGTTGATGTAGCTCTACCTGAAGACATAGTTCTTAATGCCGTAACATAACCGAACATTTCCGATAATGGAACTTCACCTTTTATCACTTTAGCACCAGCTCTATCACTCATATTAGTAATAGTACCCCTTCTTCTGTTTAAATCTCCAACAATATCACCCATGTTTTCCTCAGGTGTTAAAGCTTCAATTTTCATAACAGGTTCCATAATTACGGCTCCAGCAGCTTTACCAGCAGCTTTATAACCCATTTTAGCAGCTAATTCAAAAGAAAGTGCATCAGAATCGACAGGGTGAAAAGAACCATCTGTCAAAACAACCTTCATACGATCCATTTCATAACCCGCTAAAGGACCAGCCTGCATTGCAGATGTAAACCCTTTTTGAACAGCAGGAATAAATTCCTTAGGAATACGACCACCTTTAATTTGATCAACAAACTGTAAACCAGTTCCTTCGAAATCATCATCAGCAGGACCCATTTCAAATACAATATCACCAAACTTACCACGACCACCAGATTGCTTCTTGTAAGTTTCCCTATGACTAGCCGTTTTAGTTAAAGCTTCCTTATACTCAACCTGAGGCTGACCTTGACTTACTTCAACTTTAAATTCACGTCTTAAACGATCTACAATAATATCTAAGTGAAGCTCACCCATACCCGATATAATTGTTTGACCAGAAGCCTCATCAGTTCTAGCTGTAAATGTAGGGTCTTCTTCAGAAAGTTTAGCCAAAGCCATTCCTAATTTATCAACATCTGCTTTAGTTTTAGGCTCTACAGCTATACCAATAACAGGATCAGGAAAGTCCATACTCTCTAAAACAATTGGATGCTTCTCAGAAGACAATGTGTCACCAGTTTTAATATCCTTAAAACCTACAGCAGCACCTATATCTCCAGCCTCTATATAATCAATTGCGTTTTGCTTATTAGCATGCATTTGATAAATTCTAGAAATACGCTCTTTATTACCAGAACGATTATTTAAAACATAAGAACCCGCATCTAATCTACCAGAATACGCTCTAAAAAATGCTAAACGACCAACAAACGGATCAGTTGCAATTTTAAAAGCTAAAGCAGCAAACGGCTCCTTAACATCTGGCTTTCTAGTGATTGGCAATTCAGTATCAGGATCTGTACCCGTAATTGCTTCCTTATCCAAAGGAGAAGGCAAGTAACGACAAACAGCATCTAACAAAAACTGAACACCTTTATTTTTAAATGACGAACCACAAATCATAGGTATGATACTCATATCCATAACCGCAGCCCTTAAAGCAGCATGCACCTCATCTTCCGTAATAGAGTTTTCATCTTCGAAAAATTT
Encoded proteins:
- the rplC gene encoding 50S ribosomal protein L3, which produces MSGLIGKKVGMTSIFDENGKNMPCTVIEVGPCVVTQVRTLEVDGYSALQLGFDDKAEKRANKAESGHFKKAGVSPKKKVVEFRDFEGDYKLGDTIGADLFAEGEFVDAIGTSKGKGFQGVVKRHGFAGVGQATHGQHNRLRAPGSVGAASYPARVFKGMKMAGRMGGDRVTVQNLKVLKVVPEKNLVVLKGCVPGHKNAYVTIEK
- the rplW gene encoding 50S ribosomal protein L23, yielding MSVLIKPIITEKMTSDSELYNRYGFIVNPKANKLQIKEAVETTYGVSVDKVRTMNYGPSRKTRYTKTGVQHGKSNAFKKAIVDVAEGDIIDYYNNL
- the rplD gene encoding 50S ribosomal protein L4, with protein sequence MKVAVLDIKGKETGRKVELSDSVFAIEPNKHAVYLDVKQYLAHQRQGTHKAKERAEIAGSTRKIKKQKGTGTARAGSIKSPVFRGGGRIFGPRPKDYKQKLNKNLKRLARKSALTIKSNEKSILVVENFNFEAPKTKDFKNVLKSLGLENKKSLFVLGDSNNNVYLSSRNLKGTEVVTNSALSTYKILNANNIVLLEGSLEGIESNLTK
- the rpsJ gene encoding 30S ribosomal protein S10; the protein is MSQKIRIKLKSYDYNLVDKSAEKIVKTVKTTGAVVTGPIPLPTHKKIFTVLRSPHVNKKSREQFQLSSYKRLLDIYSSSSKTIDALMKLELPSGVEVEIKV
- the fusA gene encoding elongation factor G produces the protein MSRDLKFTRNIGIAAHIDAGKTTTTERILFYTGVSHKIGEVHDGAATMDWMEQEQERGITITSAATTCTWNFPMKNGEKIDETKPYHFNIIDTPGHVDFTVEVNRSLRVLDGLVFLFSAVDGVEPQSETNWRLADNYKVPRMGFVNKMDRQGSNFLMVCKQIKEMLKSNAVPIVLPIGDEADFRGVVDLVKNRAIIWHEDNFGATFDVVDIPEEMKAEVREYRANLIEAVAEYDDTLMEKFFEDENSITEDEVHAALRAAVMDMSIIPMICGSSFKNKGVQFLLDAVCRYLPSPLDKEAITGTDPDTELPITRKPDVKEPFAALAFKIATDPFVGRLAFFRAYSGRLDAGSYVLNNRSGNKERISRIYQMHANKQNAIDYIEAGDIGAAVGFKDIKTGDTLSSEKHPIVLESMDFPDPVIGIAVEPKTKADVDKLGMALAKLSEEDPTFTARTDEASGQTIISGMGELHLDIIVDRLRREFKVEVSQGQPQVEYKEALTKTASHRETYKKQSGGRGKFGDIVFEMGPADDDFEGTGLQFVDQIKGGRIPKEFIPAVQKGFTSAMQAGPLAGYEMDRMKVVLTDGSFHPVDSDALSFELAAKMGYKAAGKAAGAVIMEPVMKIEALTPEENMGDIVGDLNRRRGTITNMSDRAGAKVIKGEVPLSEMFGYVTALRTMSSGRATSTMEFSHYAETPSNISEEVIKAAKGLTA
- the rplB gene encoding 50S ribosomal protein L2 produces the protein MSVRKLKPITPGQRFRVVNGFDAITTDKPEKSLLSSLKKSGGRNSQGKMTIQHRGGGHKRRYRVIDFKRDKQDVAGVVESIQYDPNRTAFIALVKYADNEKRYIVAQNGLQVGQEISSGENATPEIGNALPLSVIPLGTIISCIELRPGQGAVMARSAGTFAQLMARDGKFATVKLPSGETRLILVLCLATIGAVSNSDHQLLVSGKAGRSRWLGRRPRTRPVAMNPVDHPMGGGEGRASGGHPRSKNGIPAKGYRTRSKTKATNRYILERRKK